The nucleotide window tttcttatacGGTGCGCTATGTTTATCAAATATTTTTTATTTCAGAGTAAATTTtcttatattaaattaaaaaaataataataataaaaccctAACCGAACTTCCTATATTAAATTCCATAACTTTTAAAGATAAAATAAATTCCATGACTTTTAAAAATAAAGTTGCGTCTATAAACTTAtctaaaaataaagataaaataaattCCATGACTTTTAAAGATAAAATAAAGAATCACCAAGCTATTTTTTATAAGTTAACGTCTATAAACTTATCTAAAAATCCAAATTAttgtaatttctttttaaattaTAACTTGTTAACTAAATTGGTAAAAACTTGATAAAGTGACACGCTTAACACTTTAAAAATTTAAGGCAATACATTTTATTTTATCTAATTTTTGATATATTTCTTTAGATTAAATATGAAATGTTTATAAATGAAAAACATACAGGCTGATTTTGAAGATGCACTATCACCAACATGGGAGAACCTAATGAGGGGACAAGTGAACTTGAAGGATGCTGTTAATGGGACAATAAGCTTCCAAGACAAAGCTAGAAACAGGGTGTACAAGCTCAATGATCAGACTGCTAAGCTCTTTGTTCGGCCCAGAGGCTGGCATCTACCCGAGTCCCACATCTTCATTGATGGTGAACCCGCCATCGGATGCCTAGTTGATTTTGGGCTCTACTTCCATCACAATCACGCCCCATTCCGTAAGACACAAGGACAAGGATACGGCCCGTTCTTCTACCTTCCTAAAATGGAAAATTCGAGGTAATGTTATCTTGCAATGGTTCGTAAGATCTTGAGTAGAGCGGAAGCAGAAATGATGAACATGATTGGATTTTGAAAAACTAAAACACGACCAAATCAACTTATCTAAATGGGCTAAAAATTTAACTTCTAGTTCATTTTAACAATGTTTTGTAACGTTTTGCGAACGAATGTTTATGGGCAGGGAAGCGAGGATATGGAACAACGTGTTCGAACGAGCTGAGAATATGGCCGGGATAGAGAAAGGTAGCATCAGGGCCACGGTTCTGATCGAGACGTTGCCAGCAGTGTTCCAGATGGATGAGATTTTGTATGAATTAAGGGACCATTCGGTTGGTTTGAACTGTGGACGATGGGACTACATATTCAGCTACGTCAAGACGTTCCAGGCTCACCCTGACCGCCTTTTACCAGACCGGGTCCTGGTTGGCATGGGCCAACATTTCATGAGAAGCTACTCTGATCTTCTCATCAGGACCTGCCACAGGCGCGGCGTGCACGCCATGGGAGGAATGGTATGTAGTTCTTATATACGGGCTTTTGGTTTCCTTTAAAATACACAAATCTTGAATTATGGCTTAATGGATTAAACAGGCTGCTCAGATACCAATTAGAGACGACCCAGCCGCAAACGAAGCCGCACTCGAGCTAGTAAAGAAAGACAAACTGCGAGAGGTACGGGCCGGGCATGATGGGACATGGGCTGCACACCCGGGCCTGATCCCGCCCATCATGGAAGTCTTCAACAACAACATGGATGACAAACCGAACCTAATCAAAACCATGAAGCGCGAAGATGCTGCAAATATAACCGAAGAAGATCTCTTGCAAATTCCTAGAGGGGTTAGGACCATGGAGGGTCTTAGGCTAAATACACGGGTCGGGATCCAGTACCTGGCCGCATGGCTCACAGGTACTGGTTCCGTCCCGTTGTATAACCTCATGGAGGATGCGGCCACGGCTGAAATCAGCCGTGTCCAGAACTGGCAGTGGTTGAAATACGGAGTCGAGTTGGATGGCGATGGGCTAGGCGTGCGAGTGAGCACAGAGCTCTTCGGAAAGGTGGTTGAAGAAGAAATGGCGCGAATCGAACGTGAGGTTGGTTCCGAAAGGTTCAAGAAGGGAATGTACAAGGAAGCATGCAAGATCTTCACTCGTCAGTGTACAGCTCCTGTGCTTGATGATTTTCTGACTCTAAATGCCTACAATCATATCGTTGTTCATCATCCAAGAGGACCATCAAAGCTCTAAAGAAAGATTGATCAATGGCTTTCATAATATGTTGAACAATATTGCGTTTGTTTTGGTTTTCGAATGATCTGCATTTGCCTATTTTTAGCTAAGTAATCAATGTTGTCATGATGTTTGTAATAATGCTTTATGAATGCAATCTGTTTCTGCTTTGTTATTACTACTCGATGGACTTTGGTACATgatcagtggcggatccaggattttTTTCCTATGGGTTCATTTTTCTTGGTGGTCAAATTTCACAACCATACGTTAAGATTTTCGGACTGGGTCGagttgggtcgggtcgggtcaagtCACAGAACATAATAAAAACCTAAATTTCATATCAAATTTTCATCAACATTAGCCCTAAAATTCAAGTTAAGAATAACTAAGTTAATATGGTCTAGAGTAACTTTATACAAGTGATATTTTTGGTATATTATGTCTCATTATCATCATAACCATAATATCCTACAACAACTATATCCATAACTAAGACAATTATGTCTCTTTCTCTAAAAGTCCTTAACCTTATACTTATCAACAAAACAACATTGTATGTTACTACATATACACTTTAAACTTTTTATGAACTAAGTAGCATTCTACAATTTTGAATAGATCTACTCTCACAATCATAACTTGTTTCAAAATTAAATTTTagatcgttttttttttttgaaaatggtagacatattttacaaaaaataCATAATAACatttaagaaaaagaaaaaaaaataagagGAGACAAAAAATAATGGCAATATGGCATGTTGTAGAAATAACTTGAAGTTGCGCCAACAAGCTTATGATTTGCATACGTTTAAAAAATGAAGGAGGAGGGAATCGAACAAGCGACCTTCAGTACATAACATAGAGCTTTTGCCACTTGCACCAACCAGCAATTTTTTACGTGTGTTCATTTAACATTTTATTTATCGGTTCgctaaaaaattatatataggGTTTCTATTAAATTTCAAAAATCAGTGGGTTCGTTTGAACCCGGACCACTCCATGTAAATCCGCCCCTGTACATGATCGGTACACAATATTGGACTCTGCTAGTATTTTGCCTACATTTTTTCGAGGCGGCTGAGATGATGAATGACTAACATAGTTAAGCTTATACTTTTTTCGTGTCAAAACCAAAACGACTGAATGCCTGAGACGGCTAAGCCTGGCCTTTTTTTGAGGTAGCTGAGACGGCTAAGCCTGCCCTTTTCAGCCTGAGACGGCTAAGCTTGCCCTTTCTACGAGATAGCTCAAATGGCTTAGACTCCGTTAGCTTTTTGCCTACTTTTAAAAAGTCCAAATACGATATCTATATTGAAAAAGTTAGAAAggactattttttttttcaaagttaAAAAGGATTACTTTTGTAAGGGGGTGTTTAGTGTTCcattttcaaaatagattatacgTTTTCAAAACTACGTTTTGAAAAcgcatgtaggtacatgcttcttcaaaactgcgttttggaggcagataatcactttttcatccaaacacttttttagattatttatgtttcacAAACGCAATAATTAAATAATCGATCACTTCAAAATGTAATCCCAAACACTCTCTAAGTATCCCATCCCACAAGGGGGCCTGTTTCTTAAAGTCAACTTAGGTTCTATGAGGTCGATTCAGCTAAATTATTTTGAATAGGAAACAACAAACCTAAATTGTTTAATGTTTTGATCGATGTTTTGCTTCTGAAAGTTTTGTGCAACTCACATACAAATGCATATGTTTATTACTACTAAACAAATAGAGAATCAATGAGGGCTAGTTACCGACAAATTTCCATGAAATgtcaaattgaaaaaaaaaaaaaaaatcattgctGACTGAAAATTTGTCGGTAATCCGTCACTAACCAAGTATAGGATTCTTAAAACTACAAGAAAAATACCTTATATGGACGACATTTTTTCAGTTTATAGGGAGGACATGTTGTCTCTATAGGCCTTTTTCacctatagagacgacatatCGTCTCTATAAAATTTGTCTCTACAACCTCGTCCCTATAGGCCACAAAAGTCGTCCCTATAGGTTTCTTTGCTATAGAAGAGTTTGTAGAGACGACATGTCCTTACAAGTTTGtgcaaaaaaaattataaattaaacttaatatttgctaaatAAAAGAAATGTATATTATACTAATATTTTTTAAACCCTATAGGttctctttaaaaaaaataaaaaaaaacatttaaaccCTATAGAGACGATTTGTCGTGTCTATAGGTTTttctatataaaaaattaaaaaaaaaagatattcacCTATAGAGACGACTGctatttaacaaaataaaaataaaaacatataagcCATACAGAGACGACTTATCGTTTCCACCTATTGAGACATTGAGACGACTTGTTGTCTTCATAggtttttcaaaaaaagaaaaaaaaaaaagatttttactTATTTGAGATGACTTATTGTCTCTACATACACTACAAGAAACTGAAGCAATAGAGGTGGCGACTGTCGTCGCTATTGATGGCCAAAGTCGTCGCTAAaggcaatagcggcgacatgtTTTCGTCGCAAACGGTCTTTTATTAATAGTGGCAACAAATGCAGTCGCTAAAAgattttcttcaaaaaaaaaaataaataaataaaagaaaatctGTTTAAGtcttatagagacgacatgtcctCTCTATAGGGTTATCcttaaaaaattaaaagaaaataaaaatggCTTATAGGTACAACATGTTGTCGCTACAagtatgtttttttaatttggaataaaaaaacaaaacaaagttaTTTCCCCTATAGGGACGACTTGTCGTCTATATGTTAGattatttcttttaaaaattttttGTCGGATGGTGGGAAATTTTTCCACCTAAATGAAAATTCATTTTGACCAGCCAAACTTTTTTAAaaacgacatgtcgtctctataaattaaacattttttttaatttcaatatTTATTGATCATTAACAAAAGATAA belongs to Helianthus annuus cultivar XRQ/B chromosome 5, HanXRQr2.0-SUNRISE, whole genome shotgun sequence and includes:
- the LOC110941627 gene encoding malate synthase, glyoxysomal, which encodes MSSSLGYYGDTAMKKIPGGVGGYDVPNGVDIRGRYDEEFAKILTKDALIFVAELQREFRSHVKYAMECRKEAKMRYNSGGLPGFDPATRHVREGDWVCAEVPPAVADRRVEITGPVERKMIINALNSGAKVFMADFEDALSPTWENLMRGQVNLKDAVNGTISFQDKARNRVYKLNDQTAKLFVRPRGWHLPESHIFIDGEPAIGCLVDFGLYFHHNHAPFRKTQGQGYGPFFYLPKMENSREARIWNNVFERAENMAGIEKGSIRATVLIETLPAVFQMDEILYELRDHSVGLNCGRWDYIFSYVKTFQAHPDRLLPDRVLVGMGQHFMRSYSDLLIRTCHRRGVHAMGGMAAQIPIRDDPAANEAALELVKKDKLREVRAGHDGTWAAHPGLIPPIMEVFNNNMDDKPNLIKTMKREDAANITEEDLLQIPRGVRTMEGLRLNTRVGIQYLAAWLTGTGSVPLYNLMEDAATAEISRVQNWQWLKYGVELDGDGLGVRVSTELFGKVVEEEMARIEREVGSERFKKGMYKEACKIFTRQCTAPVLDDFLTLNAYNHIVVHHPRGPSKL